Proteins encoded within one genomic window of Panicum virgatum strain AP13 chromosome 1N, P.virgatum_v5, whole genome shotgun sequence:
- the LOC120657084 gene encoding protein kinase G11A-like, which yields MASKAVPQILPEISSIPELKHCSKSPSPLEIPQANNSCASTPTAPPETANLSKLSHKPEPKEQKQDHHIKESVVEHRNMNGSSTSFQTYEGSNQPKVSSSARLTDPSEIGDRGNSGRCRPSTSSDVSDESSCSSKTSSTKPHKANDSRWEAIQIVRTRDGILGLSHFRLLKRLGCGDIGSVYLSELNGTKSYFAMKVMDKASLASRKKLLRAQTEKEILQCLDHPFLPTLYTHFETDKFSCLVMEFCPGGDLHTLRQRQPGKHFPEQAVKFYVAEVLLALEYLHMLGIIYRDLKPENVLVREDGHIMLSDFDLSLRCAVSPTLIKSSNPDTEALRKNSQGYCVQPACVEPSCIIQPSCAAPTTCLGPRFFSKSKKDRKPKTEVATQINPWPELIAEPSDARSMSFVGTHEYLAPEIIKGEGHGSAVDWWTFGIFLYELLFGKTPFKGSGNRATLFNVIGQPLRFPEYPVVSFSARDLIRGLLVKEPQQRLAYKRGATEIKQHPFFEGVNWALIRCASPPEVPKPVEIERPSKLPSSPSGAADSSSGAPQKGSDGYLEFDFF from the exons ATGGCTTCCAAAGCGGTGCCTCAAATTCTCCCAGAAATCTCAAGCATTCCAGAACTGAAGCACTGTTCAAAGAGCCCATCTCCTTTGGAGATCCCCCAGGCAAACAATTCTTGCGCTTCAACACCAACTGCGCCTCCAGAAACAGCTAACCTGAGCAAATTGAGCCATAAACCGGAGCCGAAGGAGCAGAAACAAGACCACCACATCAAAGAATCTGTTGTGGAGCACAGGAATATGAATGGAAGCTCCACTTCATTTCAAACATATGAAGGTAGTAATCAACCGAAGGTTAGTTCAAGTGCTAGGTTGACCGATCCATCAGAGATTGGTGACAGAGGCAATAGTGGAAGATGCAGGCCTAGCACTAGCAGTGATGTCAGCGATGAAAGTTCATGTAGCAGCAAGACTAGCAGCACGAAGCCTCACAAAGCGAATGATTCACGATGGGAGGCGATTCAGATCGTCAGGACTAGAGATGGGATCCTTGGGCTGAGTCATTTCAGGCTGTTGAAGAGGCTAGGCTGTGGTGATATTGGCAGTGTGTATCTCTCTGAATTGAATGGGACAAAGAGCTATTTCGCAATGAAGGTTATGGACAAGGCATCGCTAGCAAGCCGTAAAAAGTTGCTTCGAGCTCAAACGGAGAAGGAGATTCTGCAATGCCTGGATCACCCCTTCCTTCCTACACTTTACACTCACTTTGAGACCGACAAGTTCTCCTGCCTAGTAATGGAGTTCTGCCCTGGGGGAGACCTGCACACCCTTCGACAGAGGCAGCCTGGAAAACATTTTCCAGAGCAAGCAGTCAA ATTCTACGTAGCAGAAGTTCTCCTGGCACTAGAATACTTGCACATGCTCGGAATCATATACCGTGATCTTAAGCCTGAAAATGTCCTTGTTCGGGAAGATGGGCACATCATGCTCTCGGATTTCGACCTCTCCCTTCGGTGTGCAGTCAGTCCCACACTGATTAAGTCTTCGAACCCTGATACAGAAGCACTCAGGAAGAACAGCCAAGGCTACTGTGTTCAACCAGCTTGTGTGGAGCCCTCCTGCATAATTCAACCATCATGTGCAGCCCCAACCACTTGCTTGGGTCCACGCTTCTTCTCCAAGTCCAAGAAAGATCGTAAACCGAAAACTGAAGTTGCCACCCAGATCAACCCCTGGCCTGAGCTCATAGCAGAGCCCAGTGATGCGCGATCCATGTCATTTGTCGGAACACACGAGTACCTGGCCCCTGAGATTATCAAAGGCGAGGGCCATGGCAGTGCTGTTGACTGGTGGACCTTTGGGATATTCTTGTACGAGTTGCTGTTTGGGAAGACACCTTTCAAGGGATCCGGCAACAGGGCTACACTGTTCAATGTCATTGGCCAGCCATTGCGCTTTCCTGAATACCCAGTTGTGAGCTTCTCAGCAAGAGATTTGATTAGGGGTCTACTTGTGAAGGAGCCCCAGCAACGGTTAGCTTACAAGCGCGGTGCCACAGAGATCAAGCAGCATCCTTTCTTCGAGGGTGTGAACTGGGCACTGATTCGGTGTGCAAGCCCACCGGAGGTACCAAAGCCCGTCGAGATTGAGAGGCCATCAAAGCTGCCTTCATCACCATCGGGAGCTGCTGACAGTTCCAGCGGGGCACCCCAGAAAGGTTCTGATGGCTACTTGGAGTTTGATTTCTTCTAG